Proteins encoded together in one Temnothorax longispinosus isolate EJ_2023e chromosome 5, Tlon_JGU_v1, whole genome shotgun sequence window:
- the LOC139813964 gene encoding myophilin produces MPARNKEQEAEILAWIEAVLGEKLPPGNYEDILRDGVILCNLINKLAPGSVKKIQSKGTNFQLMENIQRFQAAIKNYGVPQEEIFQTADLFERRNIPQVTLCLYALGRITQKHDWNGPRLGPKMADENKRTFTEDQLRASEGQLNLQMGYNKGASQAGHGGFGNVRHM; encoded by the exons ATGCCG GCTCGTAATAAAGAACAAGAAGCCGAGATCCTCGCCTGGATCGAAGCTGTGTTAGGCGAGAAGCTCCCGCCAGGAAACTACGAGGACATTTTGCGGGACGGTGTGATCCTTTGCAATTTAATCAACAAACTTGCACCCGGATCGGTCAAGAAAATTCAATCTAAGGGCACCAATTTCCAGCTTATGGAAAACATTCAAAG ATTCCAAGCGGCGATCAAAAACTACGGTGTCCCGCAAGAGGAAATTTTCCAGACTGCGGATCTCTTTGAAAGACGTAACATCCCTCAAGTCACCCTCTGCCTGTACGCCCTAGGCAGAATC aCGCAGAAACATGACTGGAACGGGCCAAGATTAGGACCGAAGATGGCGGACGAGAACAAGAGAACCTTTACCGAGGATCAGCTTCGTGCTAGCGAGGGCCAACTGAATCTTCAAATGGGATACAATAAGGGTGCCAGCCAGGCTGGTCATGGTGGTTTTGGAAATGTTCGACAtatgtaa